The following proteins are co-located in the Acanthochromis polyacanthus isolate Apoly-LR-REF ecotype Palm Island chromosome 7, KAUST_Apoly_ChrSc, whole genome shotgun sequence genome:
- the LOC127534867 gene encoding LOW QUALITY PROTEIN: uncharacterized protein LOC127534867 (The sequence of the model RefSeq protein was modified relative to this genomic sequence to represent the inferred CDS: inserted 2 bases in 1 codon), whose product MHRIALATFGKNTLKSHNWFKAKSSEMTPIIEAKHAALTEYKRSPIEKNLQILRAARNKVKHTARRCANEYWAELSETMQTAAITGNIKGMHEGIKTAMGPTQNKTAPLKSTTGEVITDKGQQMKRWVEHYSELYSRQNVVTTSALDAIQCLPVMGELDNEPTIDELSKAINSLASRKAPGSDGIPTDLIKHCKTTLLQPLHEVLCECWKEGAVPQDMRDAKIVTLYKNKGECSDCNNYRGISLLGTVGKAFARVILVRLQKLAERVYPESQCGFRAERSTIDMVFSLRQLQEKCREQQMPLYIAFIDLTKAFDLVXAEGLFRILPKIGCPPKLHSLIEFFHNNMQGTVQFNGSTSEPFNISSGVKQGCVLAPTLFGIFFALLLKHAFGTSKEGIYLHTRSNGRLFNLARLRAKTKVREALIRDMLFADNAAVGSHTQQELQSLMDHFSQACKDFGLTISLKKTNVLGQGTETPPTITIDDYELDVVHHFTYRGSTVANNLSLDVELDKRIGKVATTLARLTTCVWSNPMLTVKTKMAVYNTCVISTLLYGSKTWTTYARQKRRLNTFHMRSLRRILGISWKDKVPNIEVLSRAGLPSMFTLLRQRRLRWLGYVHHMPGCRIPKDLLYGELTTGSRRTGRPQLRYRDVAKRDMKAVGIDTETWENLAADRSQWRGAMTKHLKKGEEKLTQAATERWTRRKLCVSSVQQTAYICNTCNKDCHSRIGLHSHSRRCFSQVHNKDAIPIVDPD is encoded by the exons ATGCACCGCATTGCCTTGGCCACCTTTGGAAAAAACACCTTGAAATCACACAACTGGTTTAAGGCCAAATCCTCTGAGATGACCCCCATCATAGAAGCAAAGCATGCCGCTCTCACAGAGTACAAGCGGTCACCCATCGAAAAAAATCTACAGATTCTTCGAGCTGCAAGGAACAAAGTCAAACACACTGCAAGACGCTGTGCCAACGAATACTGGGCAGAGCTCAGCGAAACCATGCAGACTGCCGCAATTACTGGGAACATAAAAGGGATGCATGAAGGCATCAAAACAGCAATGGGCCCAACTCAGAACAAGACAGCTCCCCTGAAATCCACCACAGGGGAAGTCATCACAGACAAGGGACAACAGATGAAGAGATGGGTGGAACACTACTCTGAACTCTATTCCCGACAGAATGTAGTAACAACTTCAGCCCTTGACGCCATACAATGCCTACCTGTTATGGGGGAGCTTGACAACGAACCCACTATTGACGAACTCAGCAAGGCTATCAACAGCTTGGCCTCAAGGAAAGCTCCAGGCAGTGATGGGATTCCCACTGACCTGATCAAACACTGCAAGACTACACTATTACAGCCTTTACATGAAGTCCTCTGTGAGTGCTGGAAAGAAGGGGCCGTACCACAAGACATGAGGGATGCTAAGATCGTCACCCTCTACAAAAACAAGGGAGAATGCAGTGACTGCAACAACTACAGGGGCATTTCCTTACTCGGCACTGTGGGCAAAGCTTTTGCTCGGGTCATTCTGGTCCGACTACAGAAATTAGCTGAGCGTGTGTATCCAGAGTCGCAGTGCGGCTTTCGAGCTGAAAGATCAACAATAGACATGGTCTTCTCCCTTCGCCAGCTTCAAGAGAAGtgcagagagcagcagatgCCCCTGTACATCGCCTTCATCGATCTGACCAAAGCGTTCGATCTCGT AGCAGAGGGTCTCTTCAGAATTCTACCTAAAATTGGCTGCCCTCCTAAACTACACAGCCTGATTGAGTTCTTCCACAACAACATGCAGGGGACTGTGCAGTTCAATGGCAGCACCTCTGAGCCATTCAACATCAGCAGCGGTGTCAAACAGGGCTGCGTACTTGCCCCAACCCTTTTTGGAATCTTCTTTGCCTTGCTTCTAAAACATGCATTTGGCACATCAAAAGAAGGGATTTACCTGCATACAAGATCAAATGGCAGGCTTTTCAATCTCGCTCGCCTCCGAGCCAAGACCAAAGTGCGTGAAGCACTGATAAGAGACATGCTATTTGCTGACAACGCAGCAGTAGGATCCCACACTCAGCAAGAACTTCAGTCACTGATGGACCATTTCTCCCAGGCCTGTAAAGACTTTGGGCTTACCATCAGCCTGAAAAAGACTAACGTCCTGGGACAAGGAACAGAAACACCACCAACCATTACCATCGATGATTACGAGCTTGATGTGGTCCACCATTTCACGTACCGAGGTTCCACTGTCGCCAACAACCTATCCTTGGACGTGGAGCTTGACAAAAGAATTGGAAAGGTGGCTACCACACTCGCACGCCTCACTACATGTGTGTGGTCCAACCCCATGCTCACAGTGAAGACCAAGATGGCAGTGTACAACACCTgtgtcatcagtacactgcTATACGGTAGCAAGACATGGACGACATACGCCAGACAAAAAAGACGCCTGAACACCTTCCACATGAGAAGCCTCCGCCGCATCCTGGGAATTTCGTGGAAAGACAAAGTCCCAAACATAGAGGTCTTGTCTCGTGCGGGTCTGCCTAGCATGTTCACCTTACTCAGGCAACGCAGACTCCGCTGGCTAGGCTACGTTCACCACATGCCAGGCTGCCGCATCCCCAAAGACTTGTTGTATGGTGAGCTGACCACTGGAAGTAGACGCACTGGACGCCCACAGCTGCGATACCGTGACGTTGCGAAGCGTGACATGAAGGCTGTGGGTATTGACACAGAGACCTGGGAAAATCTCGCTGCTGATCGGTCACAATGGAGAGGAGCCATGACCAAGCACCTcaaaaaaggagaagagaagctgACACAAGCCGCCACAGAAAGGTGGACCCGCAGAAAGCTTTGTGTCAGCTCTGTCCAACAGACAGCATACATATGCAACACTTGCAACAAGGACTGCCACTCACGCATCGGTCTCCACAGCCATAGTCGCCGATGCTTCAGCCAAGTACACAACAAGGATGCTATACCCATAGTCGACCCTgactga